The Streptomyces sp. NBC_00775 genome includes the window GGCGAGGGCGCCTGGGCGTGGCTGGACGACCCCGAGGGGCCGTACACCTGGCCGCTGCCGTGAACTCCGTACGGCTGTCTTCCGGCTGTCTTCGAAGGCCGCCGCTCAGCCGCGCCGGATGGTGATCGTCGTCCAGGCGCCCACGTGCACCCGGTCGCCGTCCTGGAGCGGGATCGGTACGAAGGGCTGGATGGGCTCCTCGCCGCCGTTGACCGTGGTTCCGTTCGTGGAGTTCTGGTCGACGACCGCCCAGCTGCCGTCCGGCTGCTGGACCAGGACCGCGTGCTGGTGCGAGACGCCCGGGTCCTCCGGGGGCACCGCCAGATCGATGTCCGGGGACTCGCCGGTGGAGTGCCGGCGGCGGCCGATCGTGATCTGGTTGCCGGTGAGCTGGCGCTGCTGCTCCGGCGAGTACGCGGGCAGGTTCAGGCCCGCGGCCTCGGGGCCCGAGCGCTGCATCATCGCCATGAAGTACTCACGGTCGGGACCGATCGTCGCGGACCAGGCCAGCGGCCGCTGCTGTTGCTGGTAGGCGGGACCGGGGCCGGGCGGGGCCTGGGTCGGGCCGGGCTGCGGGTAGCCGTAGCCACCGCCCTGGGCCGCGCCGGGGCCGTTCGGGCCGCCGGGGCCGCCCGGACCGCCGGGCTGACCGGCCGACGGCGGGGAGATCACCCAGTCGTCGTCACCGCCGCCGAAGGCCGGGCCGCCGGGCGCGGGGGCCTGCGGCGGGAACGCCGGCGAGGCCGGCTGCTGCGTGAAGGCCTGCGGGGCGCCGGGGGCACCGGGCGTCGGCCCGGGCGGCGGCGGAACCGGACGCGACGGATCGCCGCCGAAGCCGGAGGGGTCACCGCCGTAGCCCGACGGATCGCCGCCGTAGCCCGAGGGATCGCCGCCGTAGCCCGAGGGGCCGCCGGCGCCGAACGGCGGGGCGGGCGGACCCTGCGGGATCGGTTCGGCGGGCCGGTTCATCTGCGAGGGCCGTGAGCTCTGGTACTCGAACGGGTCATGACCGGGACCCGCTCCGGGACCGGTGGGCTGCCCCGGCCCCTGCTGCTGGAACCGCAGCGCCGGATTCGGGCCACCGGGGCCACCGCCGGGACCGCCAGGGCCGCCGGGAGCCCCGGGTGCGGGCCCCTGCGGTCGCGGCGCGGCCGGGGTGTACGAGGTCGCCGTGTTGGTCAGGAAGTTCCACCGGCACTCCTCGCAGAACGGCGCGGCGCCCTCACGGGGCGTACGGCACTGCGGGCAGAGCTCCGGATCGAAGTCCGGCACGGCGGACAGGTGCGGGCGCCCACCGGGGCCGGGCGGCGGCGGGGGCGAGCCGGGCGCCGGATAGCCGTAACCGGCGGGCGGCGGCGGGGGAGGTGGCGGGGGCACGGCACCGGCCATGCGGTGACCGCAGACCTCGCACCAGTCGTCGGAACCCGACTGGTGTCCGTTCGGGCAGGTCGGCATGTCGGCGCTTCCCCCTCTCCTTTTCCGGCCGTTATGACCGGGTTTCTCCGACTCCCCACGGGAACCGGGCTCGCTACTTCTTTACACGAACAGTCTTTGTGGACCGCGTTTCGAGGGTCATCTCGTCAGCCTCTGCGACCCTCGCCTTCAATCTGACAGTACCTGCCGCGGCGTCGACCACGTCCACCACCTTCGCAAGCAGTTTCGCAGTATCGGCGTTGCCGGAGGCGCTGGCGAGCTGAACGGCGCGTCCCAGCTTGGCTGTTGCTCCATCGACATCACCCGATTTGCGGAGATCCAGGCCCTGTTGGATGACTTGCGCCAGTTCCGCCTGACCTGTGTAGTGCGCGACCTGCGGGTTGATCGAGGTCGAGGCCGCCATGTCATCGGTCCACACCGCCCGTACGAGGCCCTGCGCGCCGAGGTTCTGCACGCTCCCGTCCCCCTGCGGGATCACCAGCGAGACCCGGCCGGCCAGCATCTCGCGGCCGACCTCGGCCGAGGGGACCTCGACGCACACGTGGTAGTCACGGGACTCGTCGCCCCAGGAACCGGTGGGGTAGTCGCCGGCGCGCGGGCCCGCCTCGGTGCGACGGTCGGTCAACTCCTCGACCGTGGGGGCCACTTGCTTGACGAACTTGATCGCCGTGCCGACCGGCGTCCACAGCCGGAGGGAGACGTCCGCGACCTCCTTGCCCATGGCCGTCTCCATCATCTGCGTGAAGTCGGCGGACAGGGCGGCCGGATCGGCGACGATGTCGGCGGTGCCGAGCAGCGCCGAGGCGATCCCGGTGACCTCCTTGACCTCCCAGTCGGTGCCCACTCCACGCGCGTCACAGGTGAACCGTCCGGCACAGGAGTCGAGCGCCGCCTTCAGGTCCTCCGGCGACTCGTGTTCGTTGCGGCCGTCGGTGAGCAGGATGCCGTGCCGGATCGATACGTCCGCCGAGGACAGCAGCCGGTCGGCGAGGCGCAGCCAGGTGCCGATCGCCGTACCGCCGCCCGCGCTCAGCTTGCGCAGCGCCTGCTTGGCCTGGTCGCGGGTGGCCGCGTCGGCGACCGCGAGCCGTCCGTTGCCCGGGTAGACCTCCTTGGCGATGTGCGTGCCGCCGATGACCGCGAAGTGCACACCGTCGCGCAGGGCGTCGATCGCGGCGGCCGTCGCGTCACGCGCGCCCCGCATCTTGGTCGGCGGGTAGTCCATCGAACCCGAGCAGTCGACCATGATCGCCACGGCCGCGTCGGGGCCCTGGCCCGCCGTGTACAGATGCGGCGCTCCGACCGCGCTTCCGACGGTGCCGCCGCCGGTCGCGCTCACCGTGATGATCGCGTTGACCTCGCGGCCACCCTCGTGCAGGTACTCGTTCTGGTACACGTCGACCGAGAACTGCGGCACGTTCGACTTCGAGAAATTGGCCATGCCTTCTTCGTCCCCCTCAAGGCCTCCGGTACTGGCGGAGGTGATGACTGTATGCGGACCGGTCCCCTCCGGTCCGAGGCCGACGCCTTTTTCGCCGGTCTTGCGGTTTTCGCGGCCTCAGGCCGATCCTGCCCCCTGAGGCGGGGCGGGGAACGGGACGACGGCCACTGTTACGTTGTCGTGGCCCCCGCCGTCCAGGGCGTGACCGACCAGGACCTGGGCGCTGTGCAGCGGCCGCTCGGCGGCGTCGAGGGGTACGACCTCGGCCATCTCCTCGGCAGCCTCCGCGTAGTTCCACAGCCCGTCGGTGCACACCACCACTACACCCGGCCGGTCCGGCTTGAAGGAAGCGGTGTGCGGCTCCAGTTCGTACGCGTCCGCGCCGAGCCAGCCCGTGATGGCGTGGGCGCGCTCGTCGGCGTACGCCTCCGCCTCGTTCATCAGGCCCGCGGCGACCATCTGCGCGGCCCACGAGTCGTCCTCCGTGAGCCGGGCCGGCAGCGAACTCCGGTCGACGGGAACCCAGTAGGCGCGGCTGTCGCCGACCCAGCCGACGATCAGCAGGGTGGGCGTGACGACGGAGCCGACGATGGTGCAGGCGGGCGCGTTCACATGCGGTGCGTGCTCACCCTGCGCGGTGGACGCGTCGGCCAGCGCGTTGACGGCCTCCGCGGCCGCGACGATCGCGTCGTGCATGGCCTGCTGCGGATGCGTGCCCAGCGGCAGCGCCTCCAGCAGCGCCTCGCCCGCCGCGCGGGACGCGGCGAGCGAGGCCTCGTCCGGGCGGGTCGCCGAGGAGACGCCGTCGCAGACGATCGCGACGACCGCGGGCGAGCCGTCGGGCAGCGCGGTCGAGGAGATCGCGAACGCGTCCTCGTTGCGGTGGTGCCGCAGCCCCCGGTCGCTGACCGCGGCGACCGCACCCAACTCCTGCTCCATATGATCCCGTTCGCGCGGCTGTGCGTGCCCGCAGTTCTCGCAGTAGCCGTCGCTGTCGACCTGGCCCGAACGGCAGGCGACGCACAGCTTGGTGCCCGCGGGGGGCGTGCCGAGATCGGCGGTGCGAGGGTCGGCGGGGGTCTCCGCCGCGGGCCCGGCAGGGGACCCGGGCGCGGGTCCGACGGCGGGCCCGGCGGCGGGCTCGGCGGCGGGCTCGGCCGCCGGGGGAGCCAGCGGGTACTCGTCGGGCTGCGCGGGCCGGTCGAACCGTACGCCCGCGGGCTCCCTGTGCGGGTGCGCCGACTCGGGGTGCGGGTGCGGGAGTTCGGAACCGCCCGAGTCGGCGCCCCGGATGTCCATGGCGCGGTGCAGGGGCGCGGGCGTGTCGGAGCTGTCCACCTCCGGCGCGAGGGGCCAGTCGACGGACGCGACGGCCGAAGGGGGCCGCGGTGAGCTGCCGTTCATGGTGATCGTGGGGTTGTCCACCGGCGGTGCGGGCACCGCCGACAGGTCGTAGCCGCACGCACCGCAGAAACGGTCACCCGCCTCCAGTGGCTCTTCGCAACTGGGGCACCGTGAAAGGGCCGTCGGCTGGGGCATCTGGGACATCAATCACACCCACGTCCGGGGGCGGTAACGATTGGCACGTTCCACCAGGTCGATCCTCTCCTCGCCGCCCTGCGCGAGCCGGGCCAGCGTCCGGTACGAACGCTCCAGTCCGAAGCGGAGGCCGCGTTCGTCCAGCGCGCTGCCGAGCAGCACACGTCCGCCTCCGGAAGCCGGAGCGGAACCCTGGCTACCGGAGAGTACCCAGTCCAGCGCGCAGCCAAGGACTTCCGTCGACAACTGCTCGCGCCGGACCGCGTCGAGACCGTACCCGTCCAGCGCCTCGACCTGGCCCGCCGCCGCGGTCAGGTCGTCCAGGAACGCGGCGGCCGCCGCCTCCTCGGCCATCCGCTGACGCAGCCGCGCCCGGACGGCCGCGACCCGAGCCGCCGTGTAGTGGATCGAGGCTTCCGGTACGGATTCCAGGGTGCGTACGGCGCCACGGCGGTCGCCCGCCGCGAGCTGCACGCGGGCCAGGCCGAACGCCGAACTCACATAGCTGGGGTCGGTCGTCCACACCAGGCGGTAGTACTCGGCGGCGTTGTCCAGCTGCCCGAGCACCTCCGCGCACAGGCCGAGGGCCAGCTTGGGCGAGGGCTCGCCGGGGAACGCGTCGTAGACCGCGTCGAAGGACAGCGCCGCGATCTCGTGCTCCCCGGTGCCGAGGGCCACGACACCCCGGTACCAGACCACCCGCCAGTCGTCCGGGTGATCGCCCTCCAGCGACTCGATGGACCGGGCCGCGCTGTTCAGCTCACCCATCTCCAGACGGGCCCGCAGCTCGCGCAGCCGCAGCTCCAGCGAGCCGGTGGGCGCCGCGTGCAGCGCCGTGATCAGCTCCCCGGGCGCGGAGGTCATGAGCCCCGCGAGGAAGCCGGCGTTGGGGTCCCCCGGGTCCACCCGGGGGATGGGCAGCGCGAGCGCCGTGGCGGCGGCCTGAACGGGCTTGACCAGAGTGACCGGAGAGGCCGGAGCGGTCGCCGGGGGGAGAGCGGGCGTCCCGTTCGTCCCGGCCGTCAGCCGGGGCGCGCCCTTCTTCCCGCGTACGGGCACCACCCGCGCCCCCAGCCGCGACACGTCCCCGGCCGCCTTGCCGAACAACTCCGTGTCCGTGACCTTGAGTTCGGGCCCGAACAGGGTCGACAGGGCCGGACGCGCCCGCCCGGTCTGGAGCGAGACGACCTCGCGCAGGACGCCGGTCAGCTGCTCCGCCATCTCCTGCGCGGAGGAGAACCGGCGGGCCGGGTCCGGGTCGGTGGCGCGGACGAGGAGCCGGTAGAAGGACTCGTACGTCCGGAAGACCTCGATGTTGTCCGGGTCGGGCAGGGAGTCCACGAAGACGTTCGTGTAGCCCTGGAAGTCGAAGGTCAGCACGGCGAGGGTGCGGGCGACCGTGTAGAGGTCGGAGGCGACGGAGGGGCCGACCTCGGCCACCTCGGGCGCCTGGTAGCCCACCGTGCCGTAGATGGCCGACTCGTCGTCGTCCATCCTGCGCACCGCGCCCATGTCGATCAGCTTGAGCTGGTCCTCGGTCTGGATCGCGTTGTCGACCTTGAAGTCGCAGTACAGGAGGTTGCGGCTGTGCAGATGCCCGAGCGCCTCCAGGGCCTCGATGCCGTACGCGCAGGCCTGCTCCACCGGCAGCGGATCGCGCTTCCCGTCCACCGTGCGGCGGCCGTTGGCGATCTCCTTCAGCGACTTGCCGCCGACGTACTCCATGACGATGTACCCGTCCAGCGATCCCGTCCGCTGGTCGAGGTGCTCGACGAAGTTGTAGATCCGCACGATGTTCGCGTGCTCGATCTCCGCGAGGAAGCGCCGCTCGGAGATCGCCGCCGCCATCGCGTCCTGGTCACCCGTGTCGAGAAGGCCCTTGAGGACCACCCAGCGGTCGGAGACCGCGCGGTCGACGGCGAGATAGACCCAGCCGAGCCCGCCGTGCGCGAGACAGCCCACGACCTCGTACTGGCCGTGCACGATGTCGGCCGCGTGCAGCTTCGGCACGAACGAGTACGGGTGGCCGCACTTGGTGCAGAACCCCTCGGTGCGCCCGCCCTTCTCACCGCGCGAACGCCCCACCGGCGCCCCGCAGTCGGAGCGCGAGCAGAACCGCTTGCGCTCGGGCACCTCCGGGTTCTCCAGGACCATCGCGCGCGGGTCGGGCCGCGGCACGTCCGGGACCTCGACGAGGCCGACGCCCAGCCGGCCCCGGCTGGAGGATCCGGCCGTCGAACCGGAGCTGCGGACGGACACCGAGCGGCCCGTCGTCTTCCCCGACAGCGACAGCGAGCGCGACAGACGCCCGGAGACCGAGCGCCGCGACTGCGAGGACCGCGACGACGAACGCGAGCTGGCGCGCGAACCGCTCCGCGCACTACTGCTGTTGGAGCCGCGCGAGCTCCTGCCGCCCGC containing:
- a CDS encoding vWA domain-containing protein; amino-acid sequence: MANFSKSNVPQFSVDVYQNEYLHEGGREVNAIITVSATGGGTVGSAVGAPHLYTAGQGPDAAVAIMVDCSGSMDYPPTKMRGARDATAAAIDALRDGVHFAVIGGTHIAKEVYPGNGRLAVADAATRDQAKQALRKLSAGGGTAIGTWLRLADRLLSSADVSIRHGILLTDGRNEHESPEDLKAALDSCAGRFTCDARGVGTDWEVKEVTGIASALLGTADIVADPAALSADFTQMMETAMGKEVADVSLRLWTPVGTAIKFVKQVAPTVEELTDRRTEAGPRAGDYPTGSWGDESRDYHVCVEVPSAEVGREMLAGRVSLVIPQGDGSVQNLGAQGLVRAVWTDDMAASTSINPQVAHYTGQAELAQVIQQGLDLRKSGDVDGATAKLGRAVQLASASGNADTAKLLAKVVDVVDAAAGTVRLKARVAEADEMTLETRSTKTVRVKK
- a CDS encoding FHA domain-containing protein, yielding MPTCPNGHQSGSDDWCEVCGHRMAGAVPPPPPPPPPAGYGYPAPGSPPPPPGPGGRPHLSAVPDFDPELCPQCRTPREGAAPFCEECRWNFLTNTATSYTPAAPRPQGPAPGAPGGPGGPGGGPGGPNPALRFQQQGPGQPTGPGAGPGHDPFEYQSSRPSQMNRPAEPIPQGPPAPPFGAGGPSGYGGDPSGYGGDPSGYGGDPSGFGGDPSRPVPPPPGPTPGAPGAPQAFTQQPASPAFPPQAPAPGGPAFGGGDDDWVISPPSAGQPGGPGGPGGPNGPGAAQGGGYGYPQPGPTQAPPGPGPAYQQQQRPLAWSATIGPDREYFMAMMQRSGPEAAGLNLPAYSPEQQRQLTGNQITIGRRRHSTGESPDIDLAVPPEDPGVSHQHAVLVQQPDGSWAVVDQNSTNGTTVNGGEEPIQPFVPIPLQDGDRVHVGAWTTITIRRG
- a CDS encoding serine/threonine-protein kinase, whose protein sequence is MSQQGQKCQRPGCSGSYEDVGGGELYCDTCGLAPVVSANGSVGSPMTGITAGGRSSRGSNSSSARSGSRASSRSSSRSSQSRRSVSGRLSRSLSLSGKTTGRSVSVRSSGSTAGSSSRGRLGVGLVEVPDVPRPDPRAMVLENPEVPERKRFCSRSDCGAPVGRSRGEKGGRTEGFCTKCGHPYSFVPKLHAADIVHGQYEVVGCLAHGGLGWVYLAVDRAVSDRWVVLKGLLDTGDQDAMAAAISERRFLAEIEHANIVRIYNFVEHLDQRTGSLDGYIVMEYVGGKSLKEIANGRRTVDGKRDPLPVEQACAYGIEALEALGHLHSRNLLYCDFKVDNAIQTEDQLKLIDMGAVRRMDDDESAIYGTVGYQAPEVAEVGPSVASDLYTVARTLAVLTFDFQGYTNVFVDSLPDPDNIEVFRTYESFYRLLVRATDPDPARRFSSAQEMAEQLTGVLREVVSLQTGRARPALSTLFGPELKVTDTELFGKAAGDVSRLGARVVPVRGKKGAPRLTAGTNGTPALPPATAPASPVTLVKPVQAAATALALPIPRVDPGDPNAGFLAGLMTSAPGELITALHAAPTGSLELRLRELRARLEMGELNSAARSIESLEGDHPDDWRVVWYRGVVALGTGEHEIAALSFDAVYDAFPGEPSPKLALGLCAEVLGQLDNAAEYYRLVWTTDPSYVSSAFGLARVQLAAGDRRGAVRTLESVPEASIHYTAARVAAVRARLRQRMAEEAAAAAFLDDLTAAAGQVEALDGYGLDAVRREQLSTEVLGCALDWVLSGSQGSAPASGGGRVLLGSALDERGLRFGLERSYRTLARLAQGGEERIDLVERANRYRPRTWV
- a CDS encoding PP2C family serine/threonine-protein phosphatase, which codes for MMSQMPQPTALSRCPSCEEPLEAGDRFCGACGYDLSAVPAPPVDNPTITMNGSSPRPPSAVASVDWPLAPEVDSSDTPAPLHRAMDIRGADSGGSELPHPHPESAHPHREPAGVRFDRPAQPDEYPLAPPAAEPAAEPAAGPAVGPAPGSPAGPAAETPADPRTADLGTPPAGTKLCVACRSGQVDSDGYCENCGHAQPRERDHMEQELGAVAAVSDRGLRHHRNEDAFAISSTALPDGSPAVVAIVCDGVSSATRPDEASLAASRAAGEALLEALPLGTHPQQAMHDAIVAAAEAVNALADASTAQGEHAPHVNAPACTIVGSVVTPTLLIVGWVGDSRAYWVPVDRSSLPARLTEDDSWAAQMVAAGLMNEAEAYADERAHAITGWLGADAYELEPHTASFKPDRPGVVVVCTDGLWNYAEAAEEMAEVVPLDAAERPLHSAQVLVGHALDGGGHDNVTVAVVPFPAPPQGAGSA